The following DNA comes from Enterocloster bolteae.
AACAGGAACAGCCCCATCAGCACAAAGAGCAGTGAGATGATGGAGCATGCATATTTAAGGAAAGAACGCTTGATGTAATCCCTGTACTGGTTGCCTGCCATGGCGGGTACCTCCCGGAAGTAGTGAAGTACAGTGCCCTCAGGACACTGTACCTCCTATTATATCATAGATAGAGACTAAATGCTGATGTCGTTGCTGCCTGTGACCTTGAAAAACACCAGCAGGGACAGGATGCTTGTCAGGGTCAGGATGGTGGAGTAGGCCGCGGCATTGCCGAAGTTGCTGCGGATGACCTCGGCGTAGATGGCTACGGTCAGGGTCTGGGTCTTGCTGGTATAAAGGATGATGGAGGAACTGAGCTCGCTGATTAAGGTGATCCAGCTCATAATGGCCCCGGAGAGCACCCCGGACATCATCATGGGTACCGTGACCTTCACAAAGGATTTCGTCTCGGTGCACCCCAGACTGATGGCGGCTTCCTCCACGCTGGGACTGATCTGACCGATGATTGCGGTGCTGGAGCGGATGGTATAGGGCATCCGCCGTATGGACAGGGATATGATGATAATAATGGCAGTGCCGCTGAGCAGCAGGGGTTTGCTGTTAAAGGCATACAGGAAGGAAATGCCCAGGACAGAGCCGGGGATGATGTAGGGGAACATGGTCACCGTGTCCAGGATGCCGGTGAGGAAGGACCTCTTCCTGACTGTCAGGTAGGATATGAGGATACCGAACACCACCACAATGGCAATGGCGCATATTCCGAACAGGTAGGTGTTGAAAATAGCTGTGTTATTGTTCTTGGAGAACAGGGTGTTCCTGTAGTTTTCCAGGGAAAAGCCTCCTGTGTATACGGTTCCTCCGCCTGTTGCCAGGAAGGAGGTGACGATGACTGTAATCTGGGGCAGGATGGCGATGAGCACCACTGCGTACACAAACAGATGGGACAGGATGTTGCGTGTGCCGGTGCATTTTTCCGCCACCATGGGCTTTAAGGCGGTCATGGAGTAGGTGAATCGGCTGCCCAGATAGCGCTGGAGGAAGAAGAGAACCAGGGTTATGCCGATGACAATGACGCAGAGCGCGGCGGCAAAATGGTCGTCCGTGCTGACCTCCCCCATGAACTGGCTGTAAATCAGCACCGGAAAGGTCTTATAGCCCTCGCCGATGAGCATGGGAGTACCAAAGTCAGAGAACACGCGCATGAACACCAGCAGGGAGCTGGCCAGCATGGTGGGCATTACCAGGGGGACGATGATCTGCATCACTCTCTGGAATGCGGTGCAGCCAAGGCTTTCGGCTGCCTCGTTCAGGGAATTGTCCAGGTTTTTCAGGGCGCCGGATATGTACATGTACACCAGGGGGAAGGACTGGAGGGAGAATACCAGTACAATGCCCGCAAACCCATAGATGCCGCCCAGCTTTATGTGAAAGAGGCTGTTGAGTATCTTGGTGAAGAAGCCGTTGCGCCCCAACAGCTGAATCCATGCATAGGCCCCTATGAAAGGCGGGGACAGGTAGGAAATGACAATCAGGATGTTCAGGTATTTACTTCCTTTGATCTGTACGCTCCGCAGCACGTAGGCCATGGCCAGCCCCAGAACGGCAGCCACCACGGTGGATACAATGGTGACCTTAAAGCTGTTTACCAGGGTGCTCCAGTAGTATTTTCTTGCGAAGAATTTAGTAAAATAGGCAAAGCTTAAGTTTCCGTCCTCAGAAAGAACGCTTTTATAGAGCACCAGCACCAGGGGGTAGACCACGAAGAGAAGGAACAGGGCCAGGATTCCCAGTGCCATTGCAACCCATATATTTAATTTTTTCTCTCCTGCATATCTCATGAATGGTCCCTCCTGACAATAAGGCTTTGACTGCCGTCCTCAGTGAACACGTTGATTTTATGGGGCTGTACGCCCAGGCGGATGGGGGTGTGGTCCGGGATGATATCCCAGATATCGGAGTTCTGTATGACCTCCATCTCCCTGCCGTCCGCTGTTTCCACAAAGTAGTGGGTGGTGATGCCGAGGAACACGCTGCTTCGCACAACCGCAGGTATGCCGCCGCTGTCCTCCCGGCTGATGATGAATTCTTCAGGACGGATGGATACCTTCACGGCCTGGCCGTCCTGCGCGCTGCGGGAAAGGTTCTCCATGGGCACGCTGTAATCCCCGATGTGAAGCAGTGTCTGCCCGTCCCTTGCCTCAATGCGCCCGTCCATGATGTTGGACAGTCCGATGAAGGTGGAAACAAAGATATTGGAGGGCCGCTGGTACACGTTCTTGGGGGTGTCAATCTGCTGGATGACGCCGCCGTTCATGACTGCGATGCGGTCCGATACAGCCAGGGCCTCCTCCTGGTCATGGGTCACATATATGGTGGTGATGCCCACCTGCTGCTGGATCCGCTTGATGGCGTTTCTCATCTCCACCCTCAGCTTGGCGTCCAGGTTGGACAGGGGTTCGTCCATAAGCAGCACCTCCGGGTGGATGACAATGGCTCTGGCCAGGGCCACAC
Coding sequences within:
- a CDS encoding ABC transporter permease, whose protein sequence is MRYAGEKKLNIWVAMALGILALFLLFVVYPLVLVLYKSVLSEDGNLSFAYFTKFFARKYYWSTLVNSFKVTIVSTVVAAVLGLAMAYVLRSVQIKGSKYLNILIVISYLSPPFIGAYAWIQLLGRNGFFTKILNSLFHIKLGGIYGFAGIVLVFSLQSFPLVYMYISGALKNLDNSLNEAAESLGCTAFQRVMQIIVPLVMPTMLASSLLVFMRVFSDFGTPMLIGEGYKTFPVLIYSQFMGEVSTDDHFAAALCVIVIGITLVLFFLQRYLGSRFTYSMTALKPMVAEKCTGTRNILSHLFVYAVVLIAILPQITVIVTSFLATGGGTVYTGGFSLENYRNTLFSKNNNTAIFNTYLFGICAIAIVVVFGILISYLTVRKRSFLTGILDTVTMFPYIIPGSVLGISFLYAFNSKPLLLSGTAIIIIISLSIRRMPYTIRSSTAIIGQISPSVEEAAISLGCTETKSFVKVTVPMMMSGVLSGAIMSWITLISELSSSIILYTSKTQTLTVAIYAEVIRSNFGNAAAYSTILTLTSILSLLVFFKVTGSNDISI
- a CDS encoding ABC transporter ATP-binding protein, which codes for MSVAISIENVIKRFGKDTIINGLSLDVRPGEFFTLLGPSGCGKTTLLRMIIGFNSIEGGEIKIDGKVINNIPTNKRNMGMVFQNYAIFPHMSVRDNVAFGLKNRKVPQDQIESQVDEILKVVKIDHLKKRMPSKLSGGQQQRVALARAIVIHPEVLLMDEPLSNLDAKLRVEMRNAIKRIQQQVGITTIYVTHDQEEALAVSDRIAVMNGGVIQQIDTPKNVYQRPSNIFVSTFIGLSNIMDGRIEARDGQTLLHIGDYSVPMENLSRSAQDGQAVKVSIRPEEFIISREDSGGIPAVVRSSVFLGITTHYFVETADGREMEVIQNSDIWDIIPDHTPIRLGVQPHKINVFTEDGSQSLIVRRDHS